One genomic window of Pelmatolapia mariae isolate MD_Pm_ZW linkage group LG5, Pm_UMD_F_2, whole genome shotgun sequence includes the following:
- the LOC134627150 gene encoding phosphatidylinositol 5-phosphate 4-kinase type-2 gamma-like, which translates to MSSPSATSNPLNTLAPKRKTKKKHFVQQKVKVFRASDPVLSVLMWGVNHSINDLSQVPVPVMLLPDDFKASTKIKVNNHLFNKETLPGQFKFKEYCPQVFRNLRERFGIEDQDFQVSLARSPPLRDDEGKYAGLLLTSYDRTLVIKEISSEEVAEMHNALSAYHQHIVTCHGSTLLPQFLAMYRVTVESEDTYLLVMRNMFSHRLHVHRKYDLKGSLVSREASFKEKVKELPTYKDVDFMNNMQKVYVSDEEKEKIMDKLNRDTEFLVRMRIMDYSLLLGIHDVERAEMEEEEEMELSDEEEEDDENGLAPAPHSTSPEGITGYMNSFKPMGPGEFDPYVDVYAIQSAVGAPRREVYFMGLIDVLTQYDTKKKAAHAAKAVKHGAGAEISTVHPEQYAKRFKEFIAKIFA; encoded by the exons ATGTCTTCTCCCAGTGCTACCTCCAACCCTCTGAACACTCTGGCGCCAAAAaggaagacgaagaagaaacaCTTTGTTCAACAGAAAGTGAAGGTTTTCCGAGCCAGTGACCCCGTGTTGAGCGTGCTGATGTGGGGAGTCAATCATTCG ATTAATGACCTGAGCCAGGTGCCCGTACCTGTCATGCTGCTCCCAGACGACTTCAAAGCCAGCACCAAGATCAAAGTCAACAACCACCTCTTCAATAA GGAGACTCTTCCAGGACAGTTTAAATTCAAAGAGTACTGTCCTCAAGTGTTCAGAAACCTGCGAGAGCGCTTTGGCATTGAGGATCAAGATTTCCAG GTTTCTCTGGCTCGCAGTCCTCCTCTCAGAGACGACGAAGGGAAATATGCGGGCCTGCTGCTGACATCGTATGATCGCACTTTGGTTATAAAAGAAATTTCCAGTGAGGAGGTTGCAGAAATGCATAATGCGCTCTCTGCATATCACCAG CACATTGTCACCTGCCACGGCAGTACGCTCCTCCCTCAGTTCCTGGCCATGTACAGAGTCACTGTGGAGAGTGAGGACACCTACCTGTTAGTAATGAGGAACATGTTCAGCCACCGACTTCACGTACACAGGAAGTATGACCTCAAG GGCTCGCTGGTGTCTCGTGAAGCCAGTTTTAAAGAAAAG GTCAAGGAATTGCCCACTTATAAGGATGTGGACTTTATGAATAACATGCAGAAAGTTTATGTGAGTGATGAAGAGAAGGAGAAAATAATGGACAAGCTCAACAGAGACACTGAG TTTCTTGTACGTATGAGGATCATGGACTACAGCCTGCTGCTCGGTATCCACGATGTCGAAAGAGCcgagatggaggaggaggaggagatggagctgtccgatgaggaggaagaggatgatgaAAATGGCCTTGCTCCTGCTCCCCACTCCACCTCCCCTGAAGGCATTACCGGCTACATGAACTCCTTCAAACCCATGGGTCCCGGGGAGTTCGACCCTTATGTGGATGTGTATGCTATTCAGAGCGCTGTGG GTGCGCCCCGTAGGGAGGTGTATTTTATGGGTCTGATTGACGTGCTGACGCAGTACGACACCAAGAAGAAAGCCGCTCACGCTGCCAAGGCTGTCAAACACGGG GCAGGAGCTGAGATCTCAACTGTTCATCCAGAGCAATACGCTAAACGCTTCAAAGAGTTCATCGCCAAAATCTTTGCCTAG